In one window of Erythrolamprus reginae isolate rEryReg1 chromosome 1, rEryReg1.hap1, whole genome shotgun sequence DNA:
- the STON1 gene encoding stonin-1 encodes MFTANTANWVTFEDESQSPQRARENDNICRPNGLKLNLPKTQEFSNQLSSATCTSLSSPISDYYYSPDPPSNSPLCTPTREYPISPCFPKSGSHFLSPIPELSDNHLSLNEPPSQKLFGISQPVHSSEFSTAKPIYGAQVMHQENSKKLENLLDSQTFFQNVSNESAFSNPFWSESSSTVSSSSFHGHGKESDFESDFSFKGKKSWLDQKSLNQGSFNYICERLEHLKTETSNTERALRPVPCMCTRDGLSSFIPSSLFSSRRKDGWPFMLRIPEKKNMMSSRQWGPIYLRVLPGGILQMYYEKGLEKPFKEFQLQPFCRLSEPKLENCNISGKIHTVKIEYVTYTEKKKYPKTEVVHEAEMEQMLKLGTTDYGDFTDFLMIVEEELMKLPAFSKPKRHYEEQEMILEIVDNFWGTISKAEDRLTETAVITHIYSLNFLNGNSECFITLNDLELQKRDEHYFESDNKKKWIKINDYHFHQCVKKQEFEQSRIIKFTPPDGCRVELMRYRTQYNGLDFPFSVKALLVVQGAYVELQAFINLSSSYSCPTKHCENVMVHFPVPSQWNKTVWTMNLQRQRSLKAKMNRRTCLGSLNELESDSVIHVSVGTAKYESAYRAIVWKIDRLPDKNSNPDHLHSLSFKLELGSDQEIPSDWCPFAVVQFVVSDACASGTEVKSWGIDRDVQPQKHVIQKACYNCQVEIEKKWIRLEGEDPNKGRNCDIQ; translated from the exons ATGTTTACTGCAAACACCGCAAATTGGGTTACTTTTGAAGATGAATCCCAGTCTCcacagagagcaagagaaaatGATAACATTTGCAGACCAAATGGGCTTAAACTCAACCTGCCTAAAACTCAAGAGTTTTCAAACCAATTGTCCTCCGCCACCTGTACTTCTCTCTCATCTCCTATAAGTGACTACTACTATAGCCCTGATCCCCCCAGTAATTCCCCACTCTGTACACCCACCAGAGAGTATCCTATCAGTCCTTGCTTTCCCAAATCAGGAAGCCATTTTCTTAGTCCTATTCCAGAATTGTCAGATAATCATCTCTCACTGAATGAACCACCTTCTCAAAAATTGTTTGGAATATCTCAGCCTGTGCACAGTTCAGAATTTTCTACTGCAAAACCAATATATGGTGCACAAGTTATGCATCAGGAAAACTCAAAGAAATTGGAAAATCTCTTAGACTCACAAACCTTTTTTCAGAATGTTTCAAATGAGTCTGCTTTCTCCAATCCATTTTGGTCAGAAAGTTCATCCACTGTGTCTTCGTCCAGCTTTCACGGACATGGAAAAGAGTCAGATTttgaaagtgatttttcttttaaaggaaagaaaagcTGGCTAGATCAGAAAAGCTTAAACCAGGGTTCATTCAATTACATTTGCGAGAGGCTTGAACACTTGAAAACAGAAACTTCAAACACCGAAAGAGCTTTGAGGCCTGTTCCGTGTATGTGCACTAGAGATGGCCTTTCTTCGTTTATTCCAAGCAGTCTCTTTAGCAGCAGGAGAAAAGATGGCTGGCCTTTCATGCTGAGGATTCCTGAGAAGAAAAATATGATGTCATCAAGGCAGTGGGGTCCTATTTACCTCCGGGTTTTACCAGGAGGAATCCTACAAATGTATTATGAAAAAGGTCTTGAAAAGCCTTTCAAAGAATTCCAGCTGCAACCATTTTGCAGGCTGTCAGAACCAAAGTTAGAGAATTGCAACATCTCTGGGAAAATCCATACGGTGAAAATTGAATATGTGACATATACAGAGAAAAAGAAGTACCCTAAAACTGAAGTGGTCCATGAAGCAGAGATGGAACAGATGCTGAAATTGGGAACAACTGATTACGGTGACTTCACTGACTTCCTAATGATAGTTGAGGAAGAGTTAATGAAGCTTCCTGCTTTTTCAAAACCAAAGAGACATTATGAAGAACAAGAAATGATCTTAGAAATAGTGGATAATTTTTGGGGGACAATTAGTAAAGCAGAAGACAGGTTAACTGAAACTGCTGTCATAACTCATATTTATTCATTGAACTTTTTGAATGGTAATTCTGAGTGCTTTATAACACTAAATGACTTGGAGCTTCAAAAGAGGGATGAACATTATTTTGAGTCAGACAATAAGAAAAAATGGATCAAAATTAATGACTATCACTTTCACCAATGTGTGAAGAAACAAGAATTTGAGCAATCAAGAATCATTAAATTTACACCACCAGATGGCTGTAGAGTAGAACTAATGCGTTATAGGACACAATATAATGGATTGGATTTTCCATTTTCTGTCAAAGCCTTGTTAGTTGTTCAAGGAGCTTATGTCGAACTGCAAGCTTTCATAAACCTGTCCTCATCATATTCGTGTCCTACAAAACACTGTGAGAATGTAATGGTTCATTTTCCTGTTCCCTCGCAGTGGAACAAAACTGTTTGGACTATGAACCTCCAAAGACAACGGTCCCTGAAAGCGAAAATGAACAGAAGAACTTGTCTTGGCTCTTTAAATGAGCTTGAATCTGACTCTGTTATTCATGTTTCAGTTGGAACAGCCAAGTATGAAAGTGCCTATAGAGCTATTGTGTGGAAAATTGACAGACTACCAGATAAAAACTCaa ATCCAGACCATCTGCACAGTTTGTCTTTCAAACTAGAACTTGGCTCAGATCAAGAAATCCCTTCTGACTGGTGCCCTTTCGCTGTGGTGCAGTTCGTTGTGTCCGATGCATGCGCCTCAGGAACTGAAGTGAAATCATGGGGAATTGATAGGGATGTACAGCCTCAGAAACATGTGATTCAGAAAGCATGTTATAATTGCCAG GTTGAAATTGAGAAGAAATGGATTAGACTTGAGGGAGAAGATCCTAACAAGGGTAGAAATTGTGACATACAGTAA